The Tamandua tetradactyla isolate mTamTet1 chromosome 23, mTamTet1.pri, whole genome shotgun sequence genome includes a window with the following:
- the OR1F1 gene encoding olfactory receptor 1F1: MNWANQSSVSEFLLLGLSRQPQQQQLLFWLFLIMYLATVLGNLLIILAIGADSRLHTPMYFFLSNLSFVDICFSSTTVPKMLTNHILGTHTISFPGCLTQMYFVIIFSDMDNFLLAVMAYDRFVAVCHPLHYSTRMTHQLCALLVTGSWVMANLNSLLHTLLVAQLSFCADNAIPHFFCDIAPLLKLSCSDTHLNEMIILTEGALIMVTPFVCILASYIRIIGAVLRVPSTKGKWKAFSTCGSHLSVVSLFYGTIFAVYFSPSSSHSAEKDTAATVLCTVVTPMLNPFIYSLRNRDLKGALSKVMGRRTRSY; this comes from the coding sequence ATGAACTGGGCCAACCAGTCCAGTGTCTCCGAGTTCCTCCTCCTGGGTCTCTCCAGGCagccccagcagcagcagctcctcTTTTGGCTCTTCCTGATCATGTACCTGGCCACAGTCCTGGGCAACCTGCTCATCATCCTGGCCATCGGTGCAGACTCCCGCCTGCAcactcccatgtacttcttcctcagcaACCTGTCCTTCGTGGACATCTGCTTCTCCTCCACCACCGTCCCCAAGATGCTGACCAACCACATCCTCGGGACCCACACCAtctccttccctggatgcctcacgCAAATGTATTTTGTTATCATATTTTCGGACATGGACAATTTCCTCCTGgctgtgatggcctatgaccgctttGTTGCTGTGTGCCACCCCTTACACTACTCCACAAGGATGACCCATCAGCTCTGTGCCCTGCTGGTCACTGGTTCATGGGTCATGGCTAACTTAAATAGCCTATTGCACACCCTGCTGGTGGCTCAACTCTCATTCTGTGCAGACAACGCCATCCCCCACTTCTTCTGTGATATTGCCCCTCTTCTGAAACTCTCCTGCTCTGATACTCACCTCAATGAGATGATAATCCTCACTGAGGGTGCCCTGATCATGGTCACCCCATTTGTCTGCATCCTGGCTTCATATATCCGTATCATCGGGGCTGTTCTGAGAGTCCCATCCACCAAGGGAAAATggaaagccttctccacctgtggcTCCCACCTCTCCGTGGTCTCCCTCTTCTATGGCACCATCTTTGCTGTGTACTTCAGCCCTTCATCCTCGCACTCGGCTGAGAAGGACACCGCAGCTACCGTGCTGTGCACGGTGGTGACGCCCATGCTGAACCCTTTCATCTACAGCCTGAGGAACCGGGACTTGAAAGGGGCTCTGAGCAAAGTGATGGGCAGGAGGACACGTTCTTACTGA